One region of Nothobranchius furzeri strain GRZ-AD chromosome 16, NfurGRZ-RIMD1, whole genome shotgun sequence genomic DNA includes:
- the myoz1b gene encoding myozenin-1b isoform X2, whose product MPLTNSAPSNKRKTASKIITDLSHISQNEDASDPDAAEFDLGTKIKTPKDVMLEELSLLKNKGSKMFRMRQQRVEKFIVTNENMNLQNLLMSPPPVPPKPTMPKEENVEKSVNEEAEKTKRRKEYVRTYVSPWERAMHNNEELTATMKPLMPGPIQIHLELPQYKSFNRMALPYGGYDKASKILTFELPETNAANEAPEPLPTQQADISSRPSFNRTPIGWVCSEDNSHIHTDPEVPFDGETDDL is encoded by the exons ATGCCTCTCACCAACTCTGCCCCATCTAACAAGAGGAAGACCGCCAGTAAGATCATCACCGACCTGTCCCACATCAGCCAAaacg AGGATGCATCGGACCCTGATGCTGCTGAATTCGACCTGGGCACCAAGATAAAGACGCCCAAAGATGTAATGCTGGAGGAGCTCTCCCTGCTGAAGAACAAAGGATCCAAGATGTTCAGGATGAGGCAGCAGAGAGTGGAGAAGTTCATTGTGACCAATGAGAACATG aacctccagaacctgctgatgTCCCCTCCCCCTGTTCCACCAAAGCCTACAATGCCAAAAGAAGAAA ATGTGGAAAAGTCAGTGAATGAAGAGGCAGAAAAGACAAAGAGGAGGAAGGAGTATGTACGTACTTATGTGTCACCATGGGAACGGGCCATGCACAACAATGAGGAACTGACAGCCACCATGAAGCCTCTGATGCCAGGACCCATCCAAATCCACCTAGAACTGCCTCAGTATAAGAGCTtcaacag GATGGCGCTGCCCTATGGCGGCTATGACAAGGCTTCCAAGATACTGACCTTTGAGCTCCCAGAGACCAATGCTGCTAACGAGGCGCCGGAGCCTCTTCCCACCCAGCAGGCTGACATCAGCTCACGGCCCTCGTTCAACCGCACGCCCATCGGCTGGGTGTGCAGCGAGGACAACTCACACATCCACACGGACCCGGAGGTCCCCTTTGACGGGGAGACAGATGacctgtga
- the myoz1b gene encoding myozenin-1b isoform X1, giving the protein MPLTNSAPSNKRKTASKIITDLSHISQNEDASDPDAAEFDLGTKIKTPKDVMLEELSLLKNKGSKMFRMRQQRVEKFIVTNENMQNLQNLLMSPPPVPPKPTMPKEENVEKSVNEEAEKTKRRKEYVRTYVSPWERAMHNNEELTATMKPLMPGPIQIHLELPQYKSFNRMALPYGGYDKASKILTFELPETNAANEAPEPLPTQQADISSRPSFNRTPIGWVCSEDNSHIHTDPEVPFDGETDDL; this is encoded by the exons ATGCCTCTCACCAACTCTGCCCCATCTAACAAGAGGAAGACCGCCAGTAAGATCATCACCGACCTGTCCCACATCAGCCAAaacg AGGATGCATCGGACCCTGATGCTGCTGAATTCGACCTGGGCACCAAGATAAAGACGCCCAAAGATGTAATGCTGGAGGAGCTCTCCCTGCTGAAGAACAAAGGATCCAAGATGTTCAGGATGAGGCAGCAGAGAGTGGAGAAGTTCATTGTGACCAATGAGAACATG cagaacctccagaacctgctgatgTCCCCTCCCCCTGTTCCACCAAAGCCTACAATGCCAAAAGAAGAAA ATGTGGAAAAGTCAGTGAATGAAGAGGCAGAAAAGACAAAGAGGAGGAAGGAGTATGTACGTACTTATGTGTCACCATGGGAACGGGCCATGCACAACAATGAGGAACTGACAGCCACCATGAAGCCTCTGATGCCAGGACCCATCCAAATCCACCTAGAACTGCCTCAGTATAAGAGCTtcaacag GATGGCGCTGCCCTATGGCGGCTATGACAAGGCTTCCAAGATACTGACCTTTGAGCTCCCAGAGACCAATGCTGCTAACGAGGCGCCGGAGCCTCTTCCCACCCAGCAGGCTGACATCAGCTCACGGCCCTCGTTCAACCGCACGCCCATCGGCTGGGTGTGCAGCGAGGACAACTCACACATCCACACGGACCCGGAGGTCCCCTTTGACGGGGAGACAGATGacctgtga